The nucleotide window CCCACGCCGCAAAACCTGAGCCAGCTTGACGAGCTTGTTTCTCGCTAGTCTCGGCCCAGGCGAGGGAAGTCGCGGCCAACACCGCAAATATTCGAAGGTGCATGTCGGGCGCTTCGTTGAGTGTTGTGACTGTCCCGGTTCTTCTTGGTGGTCCTTCAGCCAGGGTTGAATTCCTCTCATAAGGTcaacctctccctcccttctcACCAAACCAAGAAACGTCCTTCTCTTATACTGAAGTCCAAGAAATGCCCAGTCGGAACCACGGCGAGTTTCCTGAACGGATAGCTAGCGCCACTTTACCTAATTCCATCTTCAGTATTTTCTTCCGGGCATGTAAGACCTGGATTCAGACTAGAAAACATCGGGCGCCGAGGCCCCGAAAGATCATCGTGATGCAGTAGGGTCATGCTTCATGTGCGAAATAAATGGCGGGGTGCAGCTCCGGCAGTGGACGAGATGTTGTGGCTTTCGGAAGGACACGAGGCGAGCGAATACTATGTTCTTCAACTGGCCAAGGAAACATCCCGAGCGGTTGtgaccaccaacaacagccgGGCCGCATTCccatatattaattaggctacATGTAGCCTCTTCTCGCGCTGTGCAACACCCCGCTCCCCTGAGAACGGCCGAGCTCCCATTGTGTTTTCGGGACTGGAAATGGTACCAAGAGAAGCTCACGCCGAAGCCACAGTCGTCAGTGCTGAAGTTGGAATGCGGGGGATGGTGCCTTTGAAGCTCGCGTGATGTTCTGAGGACCGGGATGTTTTTTTGGTTGTGGTGTCGGATTGAATGCGGGACCGGGTTATAGCCGCAAGGCAAATGCAACTTTGTTACGAGATGGGAAATGGTTCGCGGAAACGATCAACCAGAGATCTTGGTGCACTGCGTGTAAACGTTCCCACCAATCATTCATATACCGTGCTTCCGAGAAAGAAAACACCGAGGTTCATGTAGCTGAGAGACAGGCCTGAAAAATCAGTTGTCCACTTGACATCGGAGGTCACAAGTCAAGCTGAGTAATCACATAACTTACACCGGCCAAGCTAAAGCAAGCCAATAGATCCTGAGGGCCTGTTCTTCAAGAtgatattattaggtatactATATCAATCATACCGGCGCAGAACAGTCATGGCGGTTGTCACTAGTCGACATAGAGCATGTGCTACTACACATGTTGGGCCATGCCGAGCGTGTTGTTACCGCCGTTGAAAACGACAAATTGAGACTTGAAGAAGATGTCTCCCCAGATTTCCAACGCAGATGTCGTGGGCTGAACACCGCCAAAGCAAGCTAAAAGAGCATCGATGTTAGCATCTAGTGTTTGACTTGTTATAAAAGGGAAATGGTGTAAACTTACTAGTGGCATCGATTTGGGAGAATCTGATGTCATCGCCCTTGATGCGGGCCATATACCGCCCACCCACATCCACAAAGAGATCCGGAAGGTTTGTGTTGCAGGGGAATGTAATTCCTCCCGCGTTTGGATCGTTCTTCGCTCCTTGGACCTGGCTATAATAGGCGTTGGCCACTGACTGGGAAACGAGCATCAGAGTGGTGCCCGTATCAGCAATAGCCTGTGCCGGTTTCACTTTCACAGCCTGGCCGTTTCCAACGGAGAAGGCCGATGTCGTGAACTGCCAGAAGCCCATGCCTGTGTTGACGGGAATCCATGCCAGCTGTCCCGTGAACTTTGTGTTATCAATGCGGCCAAATTCATAAGCACCGACGGCATTATGGCGGAGATCGGCAGTGAAGACGGGCTCGGCGAGAGAGGGGAGAACGTTGTCGAAGAAGGTCTTTTGCTGCTGAGGCTGGACGGTGTTGAGCTTGGAGAAGGCAAGGCCGAGCAAGCCATTGTTCTGGGTATCTTGGATGAATGTCTGGGTGACTTTGGTGGCAAGCTCGACAGCCTGGTTCTGGACAGAAACACCGCCAATCTCCACCACGTCGGTACCGACATtaccggcagcagcagagccATCTCCATAGCTGATTTCAAAGGTATGTCCCGGTAGCAATTTAAAGGTCTTGGATGCAGCAGGGTTGTAGACTTGGTGGCCAGCTGTTAACTGGGGGCTAAGTTGTGTGTTGAAGACCCACAGATCGGATGAACCCGAGTCGAAGTCGAGGTTGATGGTTTGGCCGCCAATGGTGACTGGAGCAAGATATTCGACGTCGTCCTGTTCAGGGGTGGCCGTGACAGCACCAGTAGCCGTTCCTGCCGCCGGTGCTGTACTGCTGCCACCAGTAGCGTCTAGCCGCAGGCTTTCGCTCTCCGAGGTGTCTGTGTCTGCCTGGGTTATTGATGTGATTGTCGGTGTGGTGCCGTTCATTTGGTTGTTCATGGCATCAAGTAGGGGTTGTGGAACTGGCATTCGGTATTTCCGATACGCCTTCAACAGCTCCCTGGGGCCATTGCGTCCCTTGAAGTTCGGATTCCTGACCCGTTCGACTTTGAATGAGCGTTTGGTGAGCGGCACAGCCACCACCAGGGAAAGCAAGACGCTAAAAATGAAGAGCTTGAATAAGACAGGCATGGTGAGGGAGTGATGAGAACTCAAAAGACAGAAGAACAACAAGGCAACAACTACCACGCCAGGTGGTAGAGTTTAGCAGAAGCGAATgggaagaaacaaaaagataCAGACTAAGGTAGCTAAGAAGGAAACAAAGTAAGCTCGTTACTGCAGCGATCTTTTATGTTGTTGAGAGGACAGCAAAGAGGCAATATTCATTCAAACCCAGGACCGCTTGGACCTCAGGAGGTGTGATTTTACCAGAATCACTAGACTGGTTTGCCATCTAGACCGTTGAcgccgacgaggaggccTCGTCAGGAGACTCGGAAGAGACGAGCATCGAAACTCCAAGGGGCCGACATGCTTCTCTTGGGCCAGCATTGTGGGCATGGGTAGctatggatggatggctgtGACActtgtggtgttggtgttgacgaCTCGTGAACTCGGTAATTTTCGAAACAGTTGATACAAAGGGCTTGGCATTCTGAAACTGGGCGTGTAAGTGGTCTGGGAGCACACCAATTCTCGGTCGTGTGTGATTGGCTGAGCGCGGCCGATGAAACCCTGTGGACTGTGATCAGCCTTGAACGATTCGTCAGATGTTGGTGTCCGGTCGTGGAGTTGTGGGCGAAGCTGTCCCCGGATCACGGAAGAGGACGACCCCCAGATTCCGGGGACTGGCACTTGCACCTGGAGCTAGCTCTGTCCTGACACACATGGGCCGACGATCCAATAACGCGTACACCATACGCCATCCGTTACCCTGTGGCTGATCAGAAGGCTGTTGAGACGGAGTGAGGTATAGTAGTATTCGATTGGATTGGTGAATGGGATGAGCGAGTTCTGGAGCTGAAGTGGACATGTCGAATGCAAATGGTTTGAGCGAGCAGCAGGGTCCACAAGATCCCGTGACCTGGCTtggcagaagaagaggaagcaaaaaaaaaaaaaaaaaaaaaaaaaaaaggtctgGACTCGACTTTGCAAGTGGCAGTCATGGTCCGTTTCACTTTTCGCGACTTTGAATTCTGCGCTTTGACCGCAAGCAGTCTGCTTGTAGCCTTGTACCTCTCTGACAGTGGAGACGAGTACGCCAGCTGGCAGTGCTGGTCCACTTCTCTTATCTGCGGTCCAACCAACAGCCCCAGGCCCCGCTCTTCCGTCTTCGTctcctagaggtacatactgtactaggtagtgtactgtCACTGCAGCCTTCTTTCCATTGAGTTCAGTTAGGTCGCTGTCGGTATCTGTGTCTGCAGTGGCAATCAATCATTCGGCGAAACGGTGATGGGATCTGGACTGCAGTGCACGGCTTTAACAGTTTCCTCCTCGCGAGCAAGACCTGGCACCTGCACCAACCCCCGATTGCCCCTCCCTCACTCACTCCAGTCACAGTCTACATCTATGACCGGGCATCGAgaacatccatccatctacGCACGCGCTTGATGACGGGATTCCCATGATTGCCATGAAACGGAAGCGCGATTGAAACGAaacctctcttcttcttcttcttctttctcccgtTGAAACGCCGAGGCGCGCACAGTtcccgccgtcgccgtcgcaaTTACAATTCTTCACCTTGTCGGCTTGACCGTCTCGCGCTCTGCCCTGGCAGCTGCCTGCGCGTGCTGCGCCGTCGTGTGTTGACGCTTCAAGTTGCTTGACTTTACAGTCCCAGCCCCGCCGCCTTGACCCACCACTGACTGCAGCGCAATCGACCCATCTCTGCCTCCGTTTCTGGGCTATTTTCGCACCCTCCCGACCAACCCTCGGGCGGCTTGGTTTCCGTCTTCGATTCCCTTTCTTTTGACCATCCGTCAGTCCCGTTGCTAGACGGACAACAAACAACTCAACTGGCGGACGGGGCCACTGTCCAAGTAGCCTCCGTCGGACACCTACTCTACTCGAACGGCGTCAACAAACGGCGTCAACAGCCGACCAGAAAGGGGTCTCCACCCATCCCGACAACGCGGCACTGCACCTTAACGGTACCGTACTTACTGCCGTCTGTACTTAGCTATACCTTGCAGTGGTCAACGGCCCGTACGGATCCCGGACGGAACCGCGGACGGACCACGGACCACAGACCACGGACCACACGGACGGCCCCCAATGTCCGACGACCCCTTCCCGGCCTCCGCTCCCGGCGCCGGCCCTCCCGCCTTGGCTCCCGGCAAGCACCGCGGCCCCCGCTTCAGCTGGAACAGTGCCTATGAGaccaccttcttcacctccctcTGCGAGTCGGTCCATCTCGGCCTACGTGAGGGCAACACGTTCAAGCCCGAGGCCTGGGACCGCGCATTGCAGGCCCTCATCACCCACCACAACGCCTATGCCAACAAGGGCCACCTCATCAACAAGAGCGACAATGCCCGGAAAAAGTTCCGTCTGTGGCGTGGTCTGCGCGAGGATCCCGACTTCCACTACGATGTCATGACCAGGACTGTGAATGCCTCCGAGGAAGCATGGGCCAGACATTTGCAGGTGCGTCATGTCACGTCGGCATCGCATTGCCTCGTCGCATCTTGATTCAGCGACTCCCGCTAACCTCATGTTTGCTGTTATATTAGATGGAACCACTCTCTCGCTCCCTTCGTGGAAGACCTTTCGAACATGAAGAACTTTACGAGATCTTGTTCCCCGATGTCATCGGCTCTGGCGGTGCCCCCAAACGACTGACCAAACAACGCCCCCGCAAGACGAACGACAACCTCAACCCTTCCGGCCCCGGCCTCGGTCCCGGCTCCAGCTCCGGCTCTGGCCACGGTCACGGTCCCGGCCACGCTGACCAGGATGCCCCTAATACGACCATCATGAACCTCCTTGCCGATCAATCCTACGGGAACCCTCATCCACAGGCCCACatgcctcctccgccgccgccgccgccagtcCATTCGGCTTCCGcccctcttccctctcccATCCCCGCCCCCGTGTTGGCCCCTATTCCTACTCCACCAACCTTGCCGTCGTCTCAAACACCATCACATTCCCGGCCCAACCTGAGCGCACATCAGCCCCGAAATAACCCGAGCACGTCCGCCCTCACGCCACCCGAGGAGAATCCTGTCCAGAACCGAAGAAGGCCTCACATGCCTGACAGCAGTGGCTCCAGCGGCTCTACTAACGCTGAAAAACGCCGCCGTACTGCCTCAAACTCTGTTGACCACGCTTCTCAGCCCCCGGGTATCGCCAGCTCTTCCGCAGTCAGCAGTCTATCTACTCCCGATGCGGTGACAGCTTTGGCAGAGGTTCTTCGTTTTCCCAAGCCCAAGTTGAGTTGGGCAGAGCAAGCCGTCGAGATCTTCTTCCGAGACTTCGCCCAGGAGGATATGGACTTTCAGCTCAAGGTGGCCGAAAAGGCCCTCACGGACGAAAACAAGGCCATGGTGTTTTGTAAGATGCCCAACCACGTGCGCAAACATTGGATTAAGCGTCTGAGGGAAGCGCACAACAGGAGTATCTAGGTGAACACGGTGGTCGCTTCTCACTCACAGACTCAAGCACCCAAGCAGTGGTCTGAGGAATAGGCTGTTCTCTTCTAGCCTGTTTaagtccttcttcttatctATCCTGTTGGTTCTGCATGTTGGCGTTCTTGGGCCTGGTGGATATAAAGGCGTTCCGGCTTTTTTTTATGGTATGGGAAAACATGCCTCTTGGATGGATATTGTCCGGTCAAGCAGTTTCTGTTTTGTTTACGTCGGCCAGCGGCTTGGTTTGAGCGAGTGATACCAGAGAACCTTCCTTCTTGAATGTCCCCATTGATGGCGAGTATTGCCTAGGGGCTTACATTGTGCTTTGCGTTCTTGGTTTTACAGTCATGGCCGGGCTCGTGATTCGTTCCCTGTATCGCTGTTTCGTTCTGTCAATTCATGTGGTGCCAAATCAACGTCAAGTCGGTCCTATTGGACATCTAGCAACCAGTGCTTTCTTACCATGTCGTTCGTTTCCATGACAAACCACTTGATGATTCGCTACTTGTTTTTTGTCCCGTCCCATTGCTCTGTGTTCCGGCAGATAGATCCATCAACTGCCGGCGCCTCACAGTTTTCTGCATCTCCTTCCACCCAACTTTTGGGTCAGCATCAAGCCACCGAGGGGTAGATAGCCTAACGTGGAAATCGCTACCTCAGAGGGCCTTGCGGTTGGTCCCCCACGATGGAACCCGAAGGACCGTTACAGTTCCCGAAGGCGCGGACGTGGTTTCTCCCCACGGTCGGTCTTTGTTCCAGCCCGCTCATCTTCCAAGCCTTTCAGCCAGCCTGGCGCATGTCTGGCTTCCTGCATGGTTCTCTTGCCGAGTTGTTTCCCAGTGGACAAAGACTCGACAATAGTCCCCTTGTTGGCAAGGCCAACTGTGGTGTCGGAGACAATAGGAAGAGTCTACTTCCAAAAGACGTCTCGGACCCCTTAATATGCCGTTCCTCCGATCACGAATGTCGAATTGAATTTCGCAACCATAACGCACCTCAGTCACAAGAATTCACATGTAATATCCGTTGTCTTACTTTTTGTAATTGTTATCATTTGCTCGCAAGAGTCACCAGTTGTATCATCATATCCACAGATAGATTGACATACCCACGAGCAGATTCGTCAAACCCCCAGAAGTATTACTCGATGCCCCTCAAAAAGACCACCAAACCCACAGTGATCGAAGGGCTCATCCACGGCTTCGACCAAGCACGACTGGACCGCCTAACTGCCTCCATGCAGCCTCTCCTGACGAGAAATGCCACGGAAGAGGAACTCGAAGCTTTGCtgaaggaggctgaggacTGTCTGAAGGCCACTACAGGCGGGAAAACCAAGAGGTTCCAGGGGTGGTGGGCAAGGAACACCAAGACCACGAAGATGGTAAAGACTGTGAACAATACAGGGATCGATGAGGTATAGATGGGGACAGGGCATATCAGAAACAAATGGATAATGGCAGAAAAGGATTATGGGGATGAGGTGGTTAGTAAGGGGCCTGTGCTTCTCGGCAAGACGGAATCGATCGCGGTCAAAGGGTGGCTTCAGTTCTGGGGCTTGGGCGTTTGTTaggaggttttttttttttttttttttttttttttttttttttttttttttggtttcgTTAAATCACCTGGCCATGGTTTTGTACAATGGTTTGGTTGAAAAGTATACCTGGGACTGGGTGGGAGTTCAGTGGATATACCAAAACAACACACCCCTTTCCTTGCTTCTTTTTCAGACTTCCCTCTTTACTTCAttcggcttcttcttttccttcccttaCCCGTCACTAATCAGCTGTGTGACAGCCCATCATTAGCTCAATGCAGACAGGTCCAATTACCTTCATTCTCCTTGCTGTCCACTCTCCAAACCTTTGTTTGCCTcactccccctccctcctcctcttcaccgcCTTCATTCGCGTGCGCACCTCGAGCACTCTCTGAAGCCGACATGCTCCTGATGAAACCTATGCCCGCAACCGCCCCATGCCCGCTGGCGACTTATGACGTAGTTGCATTTGACCTGGTAGGATCTTCTGCGCATCACGACGGCGCAATGCTGGCAATATGTTATGCAAGCGTGTCTTGTGCACATTGGAACTGGGTGGGCTATTCGGGGTAGTAACGGCTATCTTGGGTGTCTTGTGTGTTTGAGAGTGGTCGATGTTGGTACTGACCTCGTTGACCTTTTGGAGGCCAAGGTACCTTCGATATTTATACCCGATATCTATTCCCAATCCCTACCGTCCGTGGCAGTTCACGCCCGAGGCGATATATTGAATGCATCGAAATCTTCTCGACGTCTGCAACACTGGATTCACCTACATCACGTACTAATTTGTCATCCGCAGGGCTGGCTCTGATTCAGGTGAACGGATGGTTGAGGGCCGACTGGATATTCTTACTCCTACTACATACATTCAGTCAATGACGATACACTGCCTTCTTCATCCATCACTGCCGCTTCGATTCACTGCTTTCGTTGACAATATTCACTCTTTCATCTGGCATTGATCAAATTATGATTCAAGGAAGCTCTTGCTCAGGCTCTTTATTcattttccttccttatcCTAATCGTGCCTCGAATCGCTCTTCCACTTGACTGTGTAAGCACTTCTCAGCTAGCATGTGGGCCAAAACTCTATGGTGCCATTTCAATCAGCAAGAAGTTCTGAATCTCGATCAAAAGGGATGTTGATAGGGACGAGTAGATGCTGGCAAGAGTATATCGAAAGCGTGATATATTTGACCGTGACCTGTTTGGCTTACTTCTACCGCTACTTGACAAGCCTGACAAGTGGACACCATGGGGAGCTACTGTGGGTAACATTTCAAAACGCACAGCTGGTCATTCTTACTCAAAACACGTACTTTAACGACTTCACCAACCCTCTAAAACCTTGATAGTTTGAGAGTAAGGTAGGTGGGTTTGACAATACGACTTTGATTTCTTCTAGAATTCAGAATGCATTGTTTTTGGGTTGATGTTGCGGTTGAATCGAGGAGTGACGAGGGTGACTTTTTGGTGTGGTTCACGAGGAAATTCCCAAGTTTTACGTTGAAGATGCTACCTTTCATTGTACATCAGTGAAAAAGCGGACGTCTATACAATGAAGGAAGCGGGGGCTGGGACGCGAGATTATCATCGACAAGAGGCAAATTGAAGACGAACGAAGTGTTATTGTTATTTCCCTATTCCTGACCTCACAGTAATCTGTAAGGTACCGAGGCCTACTTTTCACCATCTTCCATCACCCATCTGTCCCAACTGTCCTTAATGTCCCAACTGTTCAACTGTCCCATCACAAACAACTCCAGCAGCCAACGTACGACTATAGTCTAGACGTCATAGTCCTTGTAGTTGCTCTTGCCCTTACAACTGTAGCAATACCGCCCCCATGTGCTCGATTCCGTGGTTCTACCTCCGTCCCTGCACTTGCCCCAgctcttgttgttggttATGGCATCGCTGCATTTGGTCTCCCTGGTCTCGGTTTTCAGTTCCCTAGCGCAACCGGGGCACTTGGTACGGGTAATGGCGTGGAGGCCCATCTTTTTGGGCTGTAAATGGTGAGGCAGCGAGCAATTGTTTCTTATGTAATTTTTTGCTCTTGGTGTTGTAGGTTAAAGATGGTGGTTTGCACTGCAGGCTTGATCTGCTTGGTTTCTTTGGGGATGGTGAGGTAGAGGGGAGGACAGAACGATAGGCGGGTGAGGAtagaggaggtatttatCTTGTGGAACGATAATTGTTGTATATTGTGACTCGTTTGTACGTTCCTAAAGGTATACGTTCGAGAGCGATCTGCGTCAGAGCCATTTGAGAAGTACGAACGCGGTGGTCTCTGTTTACTTGGGGCGATTTCGTTCGTTAGCTAGTAACCTAAAAGGTTGCGTGAA belongs to Neurospora crassa OR74A linkage group IV, whole genome shotgun sequence and includes:
- a CDS encoding penicillopepsin; this translates as MPVLFKLFIFSVLLSLVVAVPLTKRSFKVERVRNPNFKGRNGPRELLKAYRKYRMPVPQPLLDAMNNQMNGTTPTITSITQADTDTSESESLRLDATGGSSTAPAAGTATGAVTATPEQDDVEYLAPVTIGGQTINLDFDSGSSDLWVFNTQLSPQLTAGHQVYNPAASKTFKLLPGHTFEISYGDGSAAAGNVGTDVVEIGGVSVQNQAVELATKVTQTFIQDTQNNGLLGLAFSKLNTVQPQQQKTFFDNVLPSLAEPVFTADLRHNAVGAYEFGRIDNTKFTGQLAWIPVNTGMGFWQFTTSAFSVGNGQAVKVKPAQAIADTGTTLMLVSQSVANAYYSQVQGAKNDPNAGGITFPCNTNLPDLFVDVGGRYMARIKGDDIRFSQIDATTCFGGVQPTTSALEIWGDIFFKSQFVVFNGGNNTLGMAQHV